GTTGCGGGAACACCGGCCCCGGGGTTAAGTGGCCAGTGCGCACCGCGCaactatttatgtatattttatttttctttcttttttcttctagacattcattcatttttgtcaaaaaaatcttttaaaacagttctttaaattaataaatatataaatatagctattataaaaatggtcCTTCCAGTCGGATTGATAAGGGAATCGGCATTGTCGTCGGCAGGTGGCTGAGAAACCCAAGACAAAATGTATTGATTAAATGAAGGTAgctaattcatatttaattccgTATTTTATGCTTATGCTTTAGTTCATACCAATTGTTAAAGAATCAGTAtcgtaagaaaattaataaaatactacaTTTTTTCCAATATTCCGGTTGGTAGCACGTAAACAGGTAATGCTGATGTGACCAGGTCAACCTGCAAAAgtcaactttataaaaatggtaagTGGACTTATATTAGCATATGAATTGTTGTCTAGAAGTAGTAAGATAGATTTGAATAGCAATTAACAAAACTCTGCCCTAAAAATTGTTCAGGTTACACGCGAGTGAGCGGGCGCGGGAACGCTACTTAGACCGCTCGTGCGATTCGTACGTGAAAACTTACATATGACATCATATGTTTGATATTTCACGACCGCGCAAGtgcccacgcccacgcccgCACCCGCGAGTCCACCTACATAAGCCCTTACAAGCTACGTTTTCCTGTCCTGATGGTGGGTCAGATTTTCCAACTTGTCGTTTCACTACGCTCTATCCTCGAGCACTGTAAACAGTCTAATTCTACTAATACactaatttaactattttatgtattacgTTTTCTAAAAATCCTGCttatctatttacattttttatatttgataggTAGTAAAATCAAACCCGTTTAAATAGCAGGAAAACCGTTAACTTTGATATTTCGATTTCTGTAACAGTACATCACTACTCGGTGACAATCAAGACGTGACTTATTTGGgaagtttaatttctttcttaatttaaatgtttttcttaatgcaaaataaattataaatcatcTTGATATTTtctcattaattaaattaaattataaaaatctttcaatGTTTTCGCCagaattaaatttgcatttattgTCTGGTGAAAAGATGTCTCTTGGCATTGTGATTGTCAGCCAGTGTCAGCTGTCAGCTGTCAATAATCTGTAGTTGTAAACTTTTTCGGTTTACATGTTTcagttgtttttgttttataattttttttaaatatttaagcgccaaaattatttctagtaTATGAATTAAACTCTGAGATGTCTAAACGCGTGTATTACCCACAACAACAAGGTGAAAGAAAAAGGGCTAAATTAGATGTTACAAGATCGGATAACCACTTACCCCTTAGTCAAAATAATGGGAGAAATAAaggttataataattattatatttattgcatttacCGTTGGCTCCTGAAACCtacatatttgtacaaaacatatcgttatccctctcattatttatgacaaaacggagataataatatgtttaaacatgtattttggtctcagaaacccaccattataaagttttaaagctTTCTGGTAAAcagatttgttttttgtttttaacttaaatgggtacacagaaatgcaataatttttttcataggttaaaaatcaattacatgtattttttagATGACAACCAAGATAATTGGGGCGATGAGGGTGATGATGAAATACTCCTACTTGCAAGCCAGGCGTGTGAACAGGCATACACTGATGTAGACAACAGCTTACCAGATTACACTATTTGTATGAAACCGTCCTCAACAAGTACACAAAACTTCGACCCTGGACCCAGCACATCTACTTACCTTGACCTTTTTAAGAAACCTATAAATAACTACACATCGGACCCTTTTAAAAAACCAAACGCACTTAATTTTACATcaccaaatattaaaaataaaagcaactTAATTTCTTCACCATTACCAAACATTTCGAGATCTGTTCAAAACACCAATCCGAATATCATTGAAGATATGATATTCAATGATAAAGTACATAAAGGTGACACCAACTTTATCTATCGACAATTACTACAACTGCAAGAAGAAAATTCTAAACTCAAATCTGAGAATGGGAAATTACTCGAGAAATGCATGACCAAAGAGGGTGAGGTATCAATTCTGCGgactcatttaaaaacaagtcAAACAGCGGCCGATAATGCGAGATTGGAAAAGATTAAAGTACAAGAAAGAGTGCAAATGGAGTGGACAGACAAGTTAGCGGCCGCCAATAACCAATTACAAGATCTGAAAACACAATTAGACTTTAAGGTAAAAAAACTCTGAATCCTAATATTTACATTGGTTCAATTACTAGCTTtatttatcacaaatatttggaAAATAGTTTATGCTCGTAACTCTGTACTTTGTGGGATTAAAATGAAGCCTAAGCACTAGTCCAGACAGTTATCTATCTCTGTGCCAAACAACATCTAGATCGCAGACATTTTTGACTTACctgctaacaaacatccatccatctaaaccagttattctcaacttttttttttgttgtgacacaaatttaaagatttcaaaatttggcggcacacttTTGAAATTTGGCGGCATACAAAAGTGCCGCGGCACagtggttgagaatcactgatctaaactttcgcatttataatattaagtaaaattgataACCAAAATTCTTGTAAAGTATTACAGTGAAAcctataaactttatttactataaaacagcttaaagtatttttatgaataatttatcttttcagAATCTAGAAATTACAAGTATAAAAGAGAAATGTAAGATGTTAGAATCATCCAAAGTGAAACTGACTCAAGTAAATATTCCTAAGCATGATATATCATTAAGGTGAGATTTAACAAGACTATCTATCGCTCgagacttcgtccgcgtgttattaaaaaaacgtaatatttagccttccagattatgttctatatctgtgccaaatttcatctaaatcTGTTGATCCATTActgagatacctacaaacaaacatccatccatctaaacattcgcatttataatattagtaagatagtagaaaaatttatgctttattaaagaaaaaaaatttatagttgttaatttttaagattataaagttttcatgttatgaaattatatgtgtgttattattttcagtCACAGAAACAGTATGTATGGTGTGAGAGATTCAACATCTTCAACGCAGCTAGCAAGAGTAAAAACttcttgtaaaaatatacaaactgAATGCAGGacattaacaaatattgtagaacttaatattacatatagaaAAGGTAAGTAATGTTatctacattaatattaaagaaagatttgatttatataggaacggctaaaacacacatatatatatctgGTGTCGTCACCAATTAGTTTCAAGCCCATCGAAGGCCCTTCATCAGCCcttgttttagccgttcctatataagttaatgataatgtctcacgaatgtttgaataatttaaaaggtttgtttgtttatattgaataGGCTCGGAAACTActgaattaattttgaaaattctttcaatattagaaagctacactaTGCctgggtgacataggctatatatatatatatctagatgtttgtttaattctgCTGCTAGTATAATAAGTAttagaaaaatgaaacaaaaatacgCAAATCtctttttacttattactagcttttacccgcgactccgtctgcgcggaataaaaaatagaaaacggggtaaaaattatcctatgtccgtctcctagttctaagctacctgcccatcaattttcagtcaaatcgattcagccgttcttgagttataaatagtgtaactaacatgactttcttttatatatgtagattttCAATGTGTTGGTTTCAattctgaaaaaaatttagtattcttaaaaactatttgattTGATTTGAATACAGgtaaaaataaccttaaaagATGCCTTTAAGTATCTGAAGTGATAttatacaacttttttttttaatttcagatgaaaaaaagttaactCGTCTTTTACCTTTAACAGTAGAATCAACAACGGATCAATATACATTGTTAGAATacaatgaaaaattacaaaaaccaTCAGATAATTTGAATAACAGGTGTAAAGTGTTTAGTACATTTCATAGGATACCTAACACTCCGAGCCCTAGAGCAGATGTCAGATGCAAAGTAACACTCAATGATGTTTACAAAGATTTGTCTTTTATTGCCGCTGATGAAGGATCAGATGAAGTGGAACAGAAGATTTTGaatgtaagttttatattttaagtcgcccgcgactccaaaaaaacctaataagtagcctatgtgttcttccaggctatgttctatatgtgttcttccaggctatgttctatatgtgttcttccagactatgttctatatgtgttcttccaggctatgttctatatgtgttcttccaggctatgttctatatgtgttcttccagactatgttctatatgtgttcttccagactatggtctatatgtgttcttccagactatgttctatatgtgttcttccagactatggtctatatgtgttcttccagactatgttctatatgtgttcttccagactatgttctatatgtgttcttccagactatgttctatatgtgttcttccagactatggtctatatgtgttcttccagactatgttctatatgtgttcttccagactatggtctatatgtgttcttccagactatgttctatatgtgttcttccagactatggtctatatgtgttcttccagactatgttctatatgtgttcttccagactatggtctatatgtgttcttccagactatgttctatatgtgttcttccagactatggtctatatgtgttcttccaggctatgttctatatgtgttcttccaggctatgttctatatgtgttcttccagactatgttctatatgtgttcttccaggctatgttctatatgtgttcttccaggctatgttctatatgtgctcttccagactatgttctatatgtgttcttccagactatggtctatatgtgttcttccagactatgttctatatgtgttcttccagactatggtctatatgtgttcttccagactatgttctatatgtgttcttccagactatgttctatatgtgttcttccagactatgttctatatgtgttcttccagactatggtctatatgtgttcttccagactatgttctatatgtgttcttccagactatggtctatatgtgttcttccagactatgttctatatgtgttcttccagactatggtctatatgtgttcttccagactatgttctatatgtgttcttccagactatggtctatatgtgttcttccagactatgttctatatgtgttcttccagactatggtctatatgtgttcttccagactatgttctatatgtgttcttccagactatgttctatatgtgttcatccagactatgttctatatgtgttcttctagactatggtctatatgtgttcttccagactatgttctatatgtgttcttccagactatgttctataagtgttcttccagactatgttctatatgtgttcttccagactatggtctatatgtgttcttccagactatgttctatatgtgttcttccagactatggtctatatgtgttcttccagactatgttctatatgtgttcttccagactatgttctatatgtgttcttccagactatgttctatatgttttcaaattcaaattcaaattcatttattacatatttttacaaaaatcatacaattttcacaaaaacatGTACCATGCAGAAACACATAGatttcttccaaactatgttctatatatgtgccaaatttcatcgagatccgttgagtagttccggagataccttcaaacaaacacccatcTATCTATACattcaaatcttactaatgttaaaaatgcgaatgtttagatggatggatggatgtttggagGTATCTCTGGAgtggctcaatggatcttaatgaaatttggcacagatgtagagcatagtctgggagaacacataagctacttattacgtttttttaattccacacggaaggagtcgcggacgacaactagtttataatatcagtaagattatTGAATTAGGATAACGAATAATGTaacctataaaatattatgcataAATATGGAGttgtacaaataatttctAGAAATCTATTTCTGATTATGCCTCTTTTTTAAAGgccttattatatttttacaattttcagaTTATACAAGCggctaaaataattttacaagataCAGAAGTGACATTAAATACACTAGAATTAAGAATGACAACAGCATTTCAAAAGGAAATTGACGAGAAATATATTGACTCAAGTGCAAACTTCTTGATTGTGTCCGAAGAAGATTTGATCTCCGGAAAGTATGTTgtaagaataatattatttgagaAATTATACAAAGTTAGTACTTGATATGAACATTGTAATACTTcaatgttaatgttaaaattgcttaaaaaaattgaatttgaagaaaatctagttataaatatagtttatgttACTCGTTAATGATTTTGCTTTCTAATGGCGAAAGAATCTCTGCAATCgcttcattattttttgagtttacttgttacatacaaaaatggtaatctttttttaacttctgCTTACACCTTAACtattttagtacaaatatcttaaaatttcgagacaaatataatttattctgcAAAAACAATGCAGTGGAATGACAGccttttatagtaaaattttatgtgtttactagctgtcgcccgcgactctgtccgcatggaattaatgaaaaaactttaaaaataggCTTCTtgtgtgttcttctagactactttctacatctgtaccaaatatcattaagatccgttgagctgttgtggagatacctttaaacaaacatccatccatctatacattcccatttataatattagtaagattacatttatgttttgactagctgtcgctcgtgTCTCCGTCCACGctgtatagaaaaaaaatagtaacctAAGTattgttccagactatgttatacatctatgccaaatttcatccatccatccatacatccaaacatacgtatctatatatataaaagaaaatcgtgttagttacactatttataactcaagatcggtcgaactgatttagctgaaaattgatggggaggtagcttagaactaggagacggacataggaacttttttttaatcttgtttattatattagtaagatttaaaacattatggcTTAGAGCTGATAAttctttagtaatattttttaccaatatttataCAGATTACTTTACAAAGAAGAACAGGGTATCACAGCAAGAAGAATAACATCAGTTCTTTATCATATTCTAGAAGATTCTAGAGCTgctgaattatttaatagagAAGATGTTGATGTTTCAATACATCAAGGAAATCctttattagaaattatacAAAGAATATGTATTGTATTGGATAAAAcggtaagtaattttttattattatcttttatattcatatactagctgtcgcccgcgactccaaccgcgcgcagttaaataaaactaaatggggggggggtatgaaaaacagatgtccgattctcagacctactcaatatgctcacaaaatcaAAATCACAAAACTAACTTACTATATGAAAagatgacaaacgagcaaacggtcacctgaattcgccgaaatggcgaagcgaccgctgcccatagacattcgcaattgcagatgcgttgcctacacTCAATCGaggaaggaggagacgcacaaaaagagaatattcaACCTTCCCATGCATCTCTTCCATCAAATACACCTCCCCCTCCCATccattccttataagaaaagagtgggaagggaaatagGATTAAAATGAGTCCTCTGTCAcgacactcatcagactgtagttggaattacttccacttgacgtctgtcttctgtgaggtcgtggtatttcactgagcgaggacaattcctgcaactgatgttgttgttgctgacgtctaccattgtttttatactttcctagtatatataatagcgttttgtctattttttttcttttccagTCTTGTGCAGTATTATTTAGTGGTTTTTTACAATCGGTGATAAAACTTctttatagaatttttataaaaaccaataaaaatataacaaatagaatatttaaagttataaaaactgTAATACAATCCAGACCTATGTTGTTTGTGACTTGTGAATCATTACGACTGTTACGGAAAGTGTCGTCGACAGAAAGTACAGATATATTGTGTAAAGGCAACAGTAGTGGGAATTTGAAGTTGGATTATGATCAAGGTGTACTCTTGTATAAGAAAGGTAAGTAATTATTGATCtagaaaaatcaataatttaattaaagaaagctGTATATTATACATGGTGTTTTcctcaattttaaaatagttttttttaattaatttgtataattactgggaaaaatcaaattaatagcgtttttttattaaaatacaattttttaatgtactttgatgagcgtcggtggctcaggggttaagcacttgacttgcaatctgcaggtcctgggttcgaatcccgccatgtaccaatgtattttccGGGTTTCGATTTTCATTTTCGACGTTCTTAAGGTGAAGGAAAAGATCTcagatgctgcacatatctgagaagaaattcaatgatatgtgtgaagtcaacccgcacttattatacttattatttattatttatttatttacaatacaataaaaacctataatagaactatgtcccacaaaattatataaaataatttgactgtgggatcaaaaaatttaacttggccagcgtggttgactatgtcctagtcatccctaacttagggttggttccgagcccctcaatggggacgtatagtgaactgatgatgatgatgtacaTTGTTGAGGATCTAAGCATAATTTTTCAGATTCGTGTTTTCTTCAAGTGTTATTGAAACAAATCGAAGCCGCTTTGAAATGTATCGAGAAGCAGAAATTGAAAGAAGAAGCTGTATCACTCTGTACAGATCTTCTTCTCTTCTATTCAGATTTAAATATGCTTCATGAAAGTCAAGAGAAACTGAGGTATTgtgatatattttactttcagTATTTATGTAGAACAAGCTATTGCCCacaacttcgtccgcgcagaattaagaaaacttaataagtagcctatatgttcctccagattatgttctacatctgggctaaatttcatcaacatccatTGAgatgttctggagatactttctaacaaacatccatccattcatctaaacatttgcatttataatattattagctgtcgcacgcgacttcatccgtgtttaattaaaaaaaaaaaacataataagtagcctatgtgttctcccagactatgttctacatctttgtcgaatttcatcaacatccatTGAgatgttctggagatactttctaacaaacatccatccattcatctaaacattcgcatttataatattagtaagatgatatTTCAGAAAGTGAATAATTGGCAGTttcaatagaaatgaaaaataaaatagaacttTTCCTAAAGAAGGGTATAAAAAAGGGTTTTGATACTACAATAGGGGAACGTTAATAATTGTGATAAATAGATGTTTTGTTGTCGTAACTACgatgtaaaatgtaacaaatttactgtgggtttctgagatttaaatctttgtataaaaccaTATCGTAATACCTACCAACCAATATATTATTTCGAATGGGGATTTTAAAAACCCATAGTTAGTGAATA
The sequence above is drawn from the Papilio machaon chromosome 22, ilPapMach1.1, whole genome shotgun sequence genome and encodes:
- the LOC106713967 gene encoding uncharacterized protein LOC106713967, which codes for MSKRVYYPQQQGERKRAKLDVTRSDNHLPLSQNNGRNKDDNQDNWGDEGDDEILLLASQACEQAYTDVDNSLPDYTICMKPSSTSTQNFDPGPSTSTYLDLFKKPINNYTSDPFKKPNALNFTSPNIKNKSNLISSPLPNISRSVQNTNPNIIEDMIFNDKVHKGDTNFIYRQLLQLQEENSKLKSENGKLLEKCMTKEGEVSILRTHLKTSQTAADNARLEKIKVQERVQMEWTDKLAAANNQLQDLKTQLDFKNLEITSIKEKCKMLESSKVKLTQVNIPKHDISLSHRNSMYGVRDSTSSTQLARVKTSCKNIQTECRTLTNIVELNITYRKDEKKLTRLLPLTVESTTDQYTLLEYNEKLQKPSDNLNNRCKVFSTFHRIPNTPSPRADVRCKVTLNDVYKDLSFIAADEGSDEVEQKILNIIQAAKIILQDTEVTLNTLELRMTTAFQKEIDEKYIDSSANFLIVSEEDLISGKLLYKEEQGITARRITSVLYHILEDSRAAELFNREDVDVSIHQGNPLLEIIQRICIVLDKTSCAVLFSGFLQSVIKLLYRIFIKTNKNITNRIFKVIKTVIQSRPMLFVTCESLRLLRKVSSTESTDILCKGNSSGNLKLDYDQGVLLYKKDSCFLQVLLKQIEAALKCIEKQKLKEEAVSLCTDLLLFYSDLNMLHESQEKLSCECRQTMLQVIVFALRICAVLLSGDQSEIDTRLLSLCRAGLLVLQRCAARDEVCQLAHCEGHLLHFCHLMLAHPHDELHSNMLSEVMSSLQSSPEESPPSYHTEPWLNSFHTFSLAD